In Pyricularia oryzae 70-15 chromosome 2, whole genome shotgun sequence, one genomic interval encodes:
- a CDS encoding aminopeptidase Y, which yields MKNHAFILAGLGTLVAAVLSQDLPPLTSDGLRALITADALMAKAQVLEDHAYATPARNRFVGTPGLETSLQWVYDTVTALDYYDVSKQEFTVNRGGSAAFSAAGKAYNVAAFDGSPAGEAKGRIVPVANLGCNATDFPASVSGAIALVARGTCGFADKARLAGAAGARAVVIYNNLAEGAAAGGLGSGTFPPTVGITQADGQVLVAAGDGQDGSVSVTINTVGTYNIIAQTRGGDAANVLQLGAHMDSVEVCAGVNDDGSGSIGVLETAVQLAKFQPPRNTVRFSWWSAEEVGLVGSTHYVKSLAQEELDKIRLYLNFDMIASVNWLYAIYASNGTGFEGRPPPPGVVEAEKMFQEYFVDVAKLNYTSFDLRKASDHGPFIDAKVPTGGLFAGGSEAKTAEQVALFGGTLGAPSDPENHKVGDNASNVHPEPFEAMTKAIAHAVALYGNSFDSLPPRSPSLDKQARDLQFGEVKLPELLCGCQQPVSLA from the exons ATGAAGAATCACGCTTTCATCCTTGCCGGACTCGGCACCCTCGTCGCCGCAGTCCTATCTCAGGACCTGCCCCCGCTCACATCG GATGGCCTCCGTGCTCTCATCACCGCCGATGCGCTCATGGCCAAGGCGCAAGTCCTAGAGGACCACGCCTACGCCACACCAGCGCGGAACCGATTCGTCGGCACCCCGGGGCTGGAGACGTCGCTGCAGTGGGTCTACGACACCGTGACGGCCCTCGACTACTACGACGTCAGCAAGCAGGAGTTCACCGTCAACAGGGGCGGGTCCGCCGCGTTCTCCGCCGCCGGCAAGGCGTACAACGTGGCCGCGTTTGACGGAAGCCCCGCCGGCGAGGCAAAGGGCAGAATCGTGCCCGTCGCCAACCTCGGCTGCAACGCCACCGACTTCCCGGCGTCCGTCTCGGGCGCCATCGCTCTGGTCGCTAGAGGCACCTGCGGCTTTGCCGACAAGGCCAGGCTCGCCGGCGCGGCGGGCGCCAGGGCCGTGGTCATCTACAACAACCTCGCCGAGGGTGCCGCGGCGGGCGGGCTCGGCAGCGGCACATTTCCCCCCACCGTTGGCATCACGCAGGCCGACGGGCAGGTTCTCGTGGCCGCGGGCGACGGCCAGGACGGCAGCGTGTCGGTCACCATCAACACGGTCGGCACGTACAACATCATCGCGCAGAcgcgcggcggcgacgcggcCAACGTGCTGCAGCTCGGCGCGCACATGGACAGCGTCGAGGTGTGCGCGGGCGTCAACGACGACGGGTCGGGCTCCATCGGGGTCCTCGAGACGGCCGTCCAGCTGGCAAAGTTCCAGCCGCCCAGGAACACGGTGAGGTTCAGCTGGTGGTCCGCCGAGGAGGTGGGGCTGGTCGGGTCGACGCACTATGTCAAGTCGCTGGCGCAGGAAGAGCTGGACAAGATTCGCCTGTATCTCAACTTTGACATGATTGCATCGGTCAACTGGCTGTACGCAATCTACGCCTCCAACGGCACGGGCTTCGAGGGcaggccaccgccgccaggcGTCGTCGAGGCCGAGAAGATGTTTCAGGAGTACTTTGTCGACGTGGCAAAGCTGAACTACACTAGCTTTGATCTGCGCAAGGCCAGCGACCACGGTCCTTTTATCGATGCGAAGGTGCCGACCGGTGGGCTCTTTGCCGGCGGGTCAGAAGCCAAGACCGCAGAGCAAGTCGCGCTGTTTGGTGGGACCCTGGGTGCTCCGTCAGACCCGGAGAATCACAAGGTTGGCGACAATG CATCAAATGTTCATCCCGAGCCATTCGAGGCCATGACAAAGGCTATTGCCCACGCCGTCGCCCTTTATGGGAACAGCTTCGACAGCCTGCCTCCACGGTCCCCCAGTCTTGACAAGCAAGCTCGAGATTTGCAGTTTGGCGAGGTGAAGCTCCCAGAGCTTCTCTGTGGGTGCCAGCAACCCGTTTCTCTTGCATAA